From a region of the Cucumis sativus cultivar 9930 chromosome 6, Cucumber_9930_V3, whole genome shotgun sequence genome:
- the LOC101210473 gene encoding RGG repeats nuclear RNA binding protein A encodes MATTNPFDLLGDDDAEDPSQLMAVKQAAAAPKKGSDHPQAKQQAAAAAKLSKPANLPSKPLPPAQAVREAKNEGGRGGRSSGRGGRGYGRGRGSGGFNRESPNNEYSFSSNPEDGETGRTTEKRGGYGGPRGRGGRRGGFYNGDTADGERPRGAFERHSGTGRGNEFKREGSGRGNWGRSAEEFPEVAEEANESQKLGDEKPVHEDDTAGVNTENPAKESEEKEPEDKEMTLEEYEKLLDEKRKSLLALKTEERKVDPKEFASLQQLSSKKENQDIFIKLGSDKDKRKETADKEERTKKSVSINEFLKPAEGEKHYTPGGRGRGRGRGSRGGGYVGSSMSSNVAAPSIEDPGQFPTLGAK; translated from the exons ATGGCGACCACAAATCCATTTGATTTGTTGGGTGATGACGATGCTGAGGACCCATCGCAGCTAATGGCTGTCAAGCAGGCTGCGGCGGCGCCTAAGAAAGGTTCTGATCATCCTCAGGCTAAACAACAGGCGGCTGCGGCAGCTAAATTGAGTAAACCTGCTAATCTTCCTTCCAAGCCTCTTCCGCCTGCTCAGGCTG TAAGGGAAGCAAAGAATGAAGGTGGTCGTGGAGGTCGTAGTAGTGGCCGTGGTGGACGTGGATATGGACGAGGACGTGGCAGTGGTGGTTTTAATCGCGAGTCTCCCAACAATGAGTACTCATTTAGTAGTAACCCTGAAGATGGAGAAACTGGAAGGACGACAGAAAAACGTGGTGGATATGGTGGACCTCGTGGTCGCGGTGGCCGTCGTGGTGGTTTTTATAATGGAGATACTGCTGATGGTGAACGCCCTCGTGGTGCATTTGAACGGCACAGCGGAACTGGCCGTGG AAATGAATTCAAGCGTGAAGGGTCTGGGCGTGGGAACTGGGGAAGGTCGGCTGAGGAATTCCCTGA GGTTGCTGAGGAAGCTAATGAATCTCAGAAGTTAGGTGATGAGAAGCCCGTTCATGAGGATGATACTGCAGGTGTCAACACAGAGAACCCTGCAAAAGAATCAGAGGAAAAAGAACCAGAAGACAAG GAAATGACTCTGGAGGAGTACGAAAAATTACTGGATGAGAAAAGGAAGTCTCTTTTGGCACTGAAAACTGAAGAGAGGAAAGTGGATCCCAAAGAATTTGCATCCTTGCAACAGCTATCAAGCAAAAAGGAAAACCAGGACATCTTTATTAAATTG GGATCTGACAAGGATAAGCGAAAAGAAACTGCAGATAAGGAGGAAAGAACTAAGAAG TCCGTGAGTATCAATGAGTTCTTGAAGCCAGCCGAAGGAGAGAAACACTACACTCCAGGTGGTCGGGGTAGAGGCCGGGGCCGTGGTTCAAGGGGAGGAGGTTACGTTGGCAGCTCAATGAGCAGCAACGTTGCAGCCCCATCTATTGAGGATCCGGGGCAGTTCCCAACCTTAGGTGCAAAATGA